From Scomber japonicus isolate fScoJap1 chromosome 22, fScoJap1.pri, whole genome shotgun sequence, one genomic window encodes:
- the LOC128383515 gene encoding kelch-like protein 33, with protein MSGHPHKDKQVGQVTGVSVHNRRIQSPETEDPDLLSYTLPSHSESLFNCLQSLWKEGLLIDCTFPFQTNSFQAHRLVLASASHTPEAFFCLKQKTVFEVDEKAHCLTAVGLRAVLDFAYCGDVAMDFGKSEIMEEVLNACKCLEMERLRRKCMSKVVTSAATEIEKSLAVIRDLWERGVGCDVTIQAESGEKYPAHRVVLAAGGDYFRALLCGGLRESSEDVVCLRGVASWVIESILSFIYTGQLRLGWRQIWDLTDALLQFQLQGALSLCLDFLLGRMDENTCLDVLVLAETYGLIQLGQAAEEYILAHFQCISAGEKFKDVPSPLLDRLLEKDSLCVESEIVVFNAVMSWVEDSPKERLPLLPGLLLRVRLPLLSNTELQKALSCRLLCRSPGAKEAVDVIRSLLKGDYRGPRCQPRAPNHVLVLVGGDSVDEEFMRRVPNQTLWYAHQLHRGPGLIRSIEWKPLAKLPEPARFRHSVCLLKNKLYVLGGRKYYGALDILKSALRFDLTQCKWERLPDMLCQRDYFSAVCLEGKVFALGGNRDDRQYLDAVEYYSPEENTWRRAHSLDTPVCGHAAAVLDGQIYISGGCDPHQCCLPSMWHYHPSHGCSPRAHMTAGAGRAGHVMLALGKGLLVAGGLQPLWMGFGDQLHCELYDPKHDSWSSIPALPRPHLSPGATVLDGRLYVVGGSSADTARDTQWVHRYDPKEKCWEKLGAMPHPYTDLAACSLPHLHLTD; from the exons ATGTCTGGACATCCGCATAAGGACAAGCAGGTGGGCCAGGTGACAGGCGTTTCTGTTCACAACAGGAGGATTCAGAGCCCTGAGACA GAGGACCCAGATCTCCTCTCTTACACACTCCCCTCACACTCCGAGTCTCTCTTCAATTGTCTACAGAGCCTTTGGAAGGAAGGCCTGCTCATAGATTGCACTTTTCCCTTCCAAACCAACTCCTTCCAAGCTCACAGACTTGTGCTGGCATCTGCCAGTCATACCCCAGAGgcatttttctgtttaaaacaaaaaactgtgttTGAAGTGGATGAAAAAGCACATTGTTTGACTGCAGTAGGGTTAAGAGCTGTTCTGGACTTTGCATACTGCGGAGATGTGGCCATGGACTTCGGTAAAAGCGAGATAATGGAGGAAGTGTTGAATGCTTGCAAATGCCTAGAGATGGAGCGCCTGAGGAGGAAATGCATGTCAAAGGTTGTGACCTCTGCAGCCACAGAAATAGAGAAGAGTCTGGCTGTCATCAGGGACTTGTGGGAAAGAGGAGTAGGATGTGATGTCACTATACAAGCAGAGAGTGGAGAGAAATACCCAG CACACCGTGTGGTGCTAGCAGCAGGTGGGGACTATTTTCGGGCACTGCTCTGTGGAGGGCTACGAGAATCCAGTGAGGATGTTGTGTGCCTGCGGGGTGTGGCATCCTGGGTCATTGAATCCATACTGAGCTTCATCTACACAGGTCAGCTCAGACTTGGCTGGAGGCAGATTTGGGACCTCACAGATGCACTACTGCAGTTCCAGCTGCAGGGGGCACTCTCTCTGTGCCTCGACTTCCTGCTTGGCAGAATGGATGAAAACACTTGTTTGGACGTGCTGGTCCTGGCTGAGACCTATGGGTTAATCCAGTTGGGCCAGGCTGCGGAGGAGTACATCCTAGCCCACTTTCAGTGCATCTCTGCTGGGGAGAAATTCAAGGATGTGCCAAGTCCCCTTCTGGACCGGCTGCTTGAGAAGGACTCACTGTGTGTAGAGAGTGAG ATTGTGGTGTTCAATGCAGTAATGAGCTGGGTAGAGGACAGCCCAAAGGAAAGACTACCACTTCTTCCAGGCTTACTCCTCCGAGTTCGCCTTCCCCTTCTCAGCAACACTGAGCTCCAGAAGGCACTGAGCTGTCGCCTCCTCTGCAGAAGCCCTGGGGCCAAAGAAGCAGTAGACGTTATTCGAAGCCTCCTAAAGGGGGATTACAGAGGGCCTCGTTGCCAACCTCGCGCTCCAAACCAT gttctggttctggtcgGTGGCGACTCTGTTGATGAGGAATTCATGAGGAGGGTTCCCAACCAGACATTGTGGTACGCTCACCAGCTCCACCGTGGACCTGGTCTAATTAGAAGCATAGAGTGGAAGCCATTGGCCAAACTCCCTGAACCGGCGCGATTCAGACACTCAGTGTGCCTccttaaaaacaaactgtatgTCCTGGGAGGACGCAAGTACTATGGAGCACTGGACATCCTCAAATCTGCTTTAAG GTTTGATCTTACCCAGTGTAAATGGGAACGACTGCCTGACATGCTGTGTCAAAGGGACTATTTTTCCGCTGTGTGTCTGGAAGGAAAGGTGTTTGCGCTGGGTGGCAACCGTGACGACAGGCAATATCTGGATGCTGTGGAGTACTACAGTCCTGAGGAAAATACTTGGAG GCGGGCTCACTCTCTGGACACACCTGTCTGTGGCCACGCTGCAGCTGTACTGGATGGGCAGATCTACATTTCAGGGGGCTGTGACCCCCATCAGTGCTGCCTCCCCTCTATGTGGCACTACCACCCTTCCCATGGCTGTTCTCCTAGAGCGCACATGACTGCCGGAGCAGGACGTGCAGGTCATGTCATGTTAGCCTTGGGGAAGGGGTTGCTGGTAGCTGGAGGGCTGCAGCCCCTCTGGATGGGCTTTGGAGACCAACTCCACTGTGAGCTGTATGATCCCAAACACGACTCCTGGTCCTCTATCCCCGCCCTGCCTCGGCCTCATCTGTCACCAGGGGCAACTGTACTTGATGGACGGTTGTATGTTGTAGGAGGGTCTTCAGCAGACACAGCAAGGGATACCCAGTGGGTGCATCGCTATGACCCCAAGGAGAAGTGCTGGGAAAAGCTTGGAGCTATGCCACATCCATATACAGATCTGGCAGCTTGTTCCCTGCCACATCTTCACCTTACTGATTAA
- the LOC128383512 gene encoding leukotriene B4 receptor 1-like, which translates to MAQRHIFSLNSTHSAANETIVDNQVGTAMGALILGLVFLLGFPGNLFIIWSILARARKQSITTLLILNLAIADGSLMALTPFFIIYLVMKKWVFGNVMCKILFYLCLVNMYASIQLIMLMSVYRLVAVLWPQRVSAITGQRTVLRLLAVVWVLVMVASVPAIIFRRVKTTDDDRGVCDSFHDANSHVVIQYTLELVVGFLIPYGIIVFSYICILRKIRQTKFRRRIRSEKLILAIVVTFCIFWLPYHVINMVQVTWALCPNGRAKEILGNIWYRSRAVTSSLAFMSSCANPVLYFFAGKSYIRREGLAFMARLFEGTGLESATRKSRQNSQNSRDKDKDADAVMLKDKDPDSVTNSSSNVKPVKNGK; encoded by the exons ATGGCCCagagacacattttttctctcaaCTCTACACACAGTGCAGCAAATGAGACCATTGTGGATAATCAAGTCGGCACTGCTATGGGTGCCCTCATTTTAGGCCTCGTCTTTCTCTTGGGCTTCCCTGGAAACCTTTTCATCATCTGGAGTATCCTGGCGCGTGCCCGAAAGCAGTCCATCACCaccctcctcatcctcaaccTAGCTATTGCCGATGGCTCCCTGATGGCTCTGACCCCGTTCTTCATCATCTACCTGGTTATGAAGAAGTGGGTGTTTGGGAATGTGATGTGCAAGATCCTCTTTTACCTCTGCCTGGTCAATATGTACGCCTCCATCCAGCTCATCATGCTGATGAGTGTCTACAGGCTGGTGGCAGTGCTGTGGCCGCAGCGTGTCAGTGCCATCACGGGCCAGAGGACTGTCTTGCGCCTGCTGGCGGTGGTGTGGGTGCTTGTGATGGTCGCCTCTGTTCCTGCAATTATCTTCAGAAGAGTAAAGACGACTGATGATGATCGCGGGGTGTGCGATTCATTCCATGATGCAAACAGCCAT GTGGTAATCCAGTATACACTGGAACTCGTGGTGGGGTTTTTAATTCCCTACGGGATCATTGTATTTAGTTACATCTGCATCTTACGGAAGATCCGGCAGACCAAGTTCCGCCGTCGAATCCGTAGTGAGAAGCTCATCCTAGCCATCGTGGTGACCTTCTGCATCTTTTGGTTACCCTACCATGTCATCAACATGGTGCAA GTTACATGGGCTTTGTGTCCAAATGGTAGAGCAAAAGAAAT ACTTGGTAATATATGGTACAGGAGCCGTGCTGTCACCTCGTCCCTGGCGTTCATGAGCAGCTGTGCCAACCCGGTGCTCTACTTCTTTGCTGGAAAGTCCTATATTCGACGAGAAGGTCTGGCGTTCATGGCCCGCTTGTTTGAGGGCACAGGGCTGGAGTCTGCCACCCGGAAGAGTCGACAGAACAGCCAGAACAGTCGTGACAAAGACAAAGACGCAGATGCCGTCATGCTAAAAGACAAGGATCCGGACTCTGTTACCAACTCGAGCTCTAATGTCAAACCTGTGAAGAATGGTAAATAG
- the LOC128383915 gene encoding leukotriene B4 receptor 1-like, which yields MASNITTTPSSLPISASAVGGIAILTLAFVLGFPGNLFVVWSVLCRVKKRSVTCLLVLNLALADAFVLLSAPFFLRYLAGGRGWEFGSAACKLVHYLSSVNMYVSIYLICLMSLDRWMAVTRPFLSQRMRNKRSLLVLLLVVWVMAFILSLPMPFYRSNRKISDNINVTVCMPYHWGSVGHQIFQYVFETIMACLVPFILINVCYSSVICRLKSAKFQQRSQGSRLILLIICAFAIFWLPYHIVNIIEVVGLLNGSDSVRQAACTARPNVTAFAYFSSAVNPILYVFAGSSHIRQAGVSFMAKLFEATNSDSRSASTSTRSGRETSVLNTMSVKLGKAFKGKDKERSSNMAGKELDESVFKTLNSTEQIE from the exons ATGGCGTCTAATATCACCACTACTCCCTCATCTCTGCCCATCAGCGCCTCAGCTGTGGGTGGCATTGCAATCCTGACCCTGGCGTTCGTGCTGGGCTTCCCTGGGAACCTGTTTGTGGTTTGGTCGGTGCTCTGCAGAGTGAAAAAACGGTCAGTGACTTGTTTGTTGGTGCTGAATTTGGCCCTGGCAGATGCTTTTGTGCTGCTCAGTGCTCCTTTTTTCCTACGGTACCTGGCTGGGGGTCGAGGCTGGGAGTTTGGTTCAGCAGCGTGCAAACTGGTGCATTACCTGTCGAGTGTGAACATGTACGTGTCCATCTACCTGATCTGCCTGATGAGCTTGGACCGCTGGATGGCTGTCACAAGGCCCTTTCTTTCTCAGAGAATGCGAAACAAACGCTCCCTGCTGGTCCTCCTGCTGGTGGTCTGGGTGATGGCGTTCATCTTGTCACTGCCGATGCCTTTCTACCGCAG TAATCGGAAGATTTCAGACAATATCAACGTGACCGTCTGCATGCCATACCACTGGGGCAGCGTAGGTCACCAAATCTTCCAGTACGTGTTTGAGACCATCATGGCCTGCCTGGTTCCCTTTATACTCATCAACGTCTGTTACTCCTCCGTCATCTGCCGTCTGAAAAGCGCCAAGTTCCAGCAGAGAAGTCAAGGCAGCCGCTTGATCCTGCTGATCATCTGTGCCTTCGCCATATTCTGGCTGCCCTATCACATTGTCAACATCATAGAG gTGGTTGGCCTGTTGAATGGCAGTGATTCAGTGCGCCAAGCTGCGTGTACAGCCCGTCCCAATGTCACAGCCTTCGCCTATTTCAGCAGCGCCGTCAACCCCATCCTCTACGTGTTCGCCGGCAGCTCCCACATTCGTCAGGCTGGCGTAAGCTTCATGGCAAAACTGTTTGAAGCCACCAACTCAGACAGCAGGAGCGCGTCTACCTCCACCCGCAGCGGCCGTGAGACATCTGTTCTAAACACGATGTCGGTCAAACTGGGGAAGGCTTTCAAAGGCAAGgacaaggagaggagcagcaacATGGCAGGGAAAGAGCTGGACGAGTCTGTATTCAAGACTCTAAATAGTACTGAGCAGATCGAATAG
- the ltb4r gene encoding leukotriene B4 receptor 1, giving the protein MMASNITTTISSTPLSLPISPSAKGGIAILTLAFVLGFPGNLFVVWSVLCRVRKRSVTCLLVLNLSLADAFVLLSAPLFLRYLAGGRGWEFGSAACKLVHYLSSVNMYVSIYLICLMSLDRWMAVTRPFLSQRMRTKRSLLVLLLVVWVMAFILSLPMPFYRSNLKKTFPGNITLSFCIPYHWRSVNHKIFQYVFETIMGCLVPFTLINICYASVICRLKNAKFQRRNKGSRLILLIICAFAVFWLPYHIVNIIEVVGLLTGSDSVLKAAKTARPNVTAFAYFSSAVNPILYVFAGSSHIRQAGFSFMAKLFEATNSESRSTSFTRSSRANSSPDETSVLHAMSVKLGKAFKGKDKESSNSTAGKDLGESVFKTLESAEQLY; this is encoded by the exons ATGATGGCATCCAatatcaccaccaccatctccTCCACTCCATTATCTCTGCCCATCAGCCCCTCAGCTAAGGGTGGCATTGCGATCCTGACCCTGGCGTTCGTGCTGGGCTTCCCTGGGAACCTGTTTGTGGTTTGGTCGGTGCTCTGCAGAGTGAGGAAGCGGTCAGTGACTTGTTTGTTGGTGCTGAATCTGTCCCTGGCAGATGCTTTTGTGCTGCTCAGTGCTCCTTTGTTCTTACGGTACCTGGCTGGGGGTCGAGGCTGGGAGTTTGGTTCAGCAGCGTGCAAACTGGTGCATTACCTGTCGAGTGTGAACATGTACGTGTCCATCTACCTGATCTGCCTGATGAGCTTGGACCGCTGGATGGCTGTCACAAGGCCTTTTCTTTCTCAGAGAATGCGAACCAAACGCTCCCTGCTGGTCCTCCTGCTGGTGGTCTGGGTGATGGCCTTCATCTTGTCACTGCCGATGCCTTTCTACCGCAG TAATCTGAAGAAGACATTTCCAGGCAATATTACTCTGAGCTTCTGCATACCATACCACTGGCGCAGCGTAAATCACAAAATCTTCCAATATGTGTTTGAGACCATCATGGGTTGCCTGGTGCCCTTCACCCTCATCAACATCTGTTACGCCTCCGTCATCTGCCGTCTGAAAAACGCCAAGTTCCAGCGCAGGAATAAAGGCAGCCGCTTGATCCTGCTGATCATCTGTGCCTTCGCCGTATTCTGGCTGCCCTATCACATTGTCAACATCATAGAg GTGGTTGGCCTGTTGACTGGCAGTGATTCAGTGCTCAAAGCTGCGAAAACAGCCCGTCCCAATGTCACAGCCTTCGCCTATTTCAGCAGCGCCGTCAACCCCATCCTGTACGTGTTCGCCGGCAGCTCCCACATTCGTCAGGCTGGCTTCAGCTTCATGGCCAAACTGTTTGAGGCTACCAACTCAGAGAGCAGGAGCACGTCCTTCACCCGCAGCAGCCGTGCAAACTCTTCACCAGATGAAACATCTGTTCTTCACGCAATGTCCGTCAAACTGGGGAAGGCTTTCAAAGGCAAGGACAAGGAGAGCAGCAACAGCACGGCAGGGAAAGACCTGGGCGAGTCTGTATTCAAGACTCTAGAAAGTGCTGAGCAGCTCTATTAG